The window TCTCGGCGACCTGCGCGGCCAGCTCGCGCGTCGGCGCAAGGATCAGCGAACGCGGCATCAGCGCGCGGCGGCGGCCGCTTGCCATGATGTCGATCATTGGCAGCACGAAGCTGGCGGTCTTGCCGGTTCCCGTCTGCGCGATACCGATGATGTCCTTCATCATCAGCACGGGCGGAATGGCCTGCGCCTGGATCGGCGTCGGCTCGGTATAGCCTGCGTCGGCTACCGCAGCGAGCAGGTCGGGTGAAAGGCCGAGATCGGCAAAGTTCATGCGCTTGTGAATGCCCCAGAGATTTGGATAGGCAAAAGGGGCCGCCAAAGGCAGCCTCTCTCGGCGCCGCCCTTCGCCGTTTTAGGTCTCCCAGTCAAGGAAAACCCCGCTCAGTCGCCCGTCTGGATGACCATTTCGCGCAGACGCGAGACCTGACATTTTGCGCCCGACCGGCTCATCAGGCGATCCCGGTCGACGCACAGCATGCCGTCATCCGACGGTTCCATGTAGAAACCCTGGTAGAATTCACGCGGGCTACAGCCCTTTTCCAGCTGGGCGGACAGCGTCCGGCGGTCGCGCAGGAACAGCATCAGCCGGTCGCCGCGCTCGGCAACGCCGCCTATGCGCTTTGCCTCGACGCACTTGGCGAAAGGGCGCTCAACCAGACGTGGACGCGACGCTGGGGTCGTTTCGGCCATCAGGCTCTGGCGCATGGGGGCCGGTGCCGGTGAAATACGCAGGATCACCCTGCCCTCGATACGGACCTGGTTGGCGCCTGCCGGGCGCGGTGCTTCAAGCAGAGGCGACCAGCCCGGTGCAGCGCTCGAAAGTGGCAGCGGACTGATGCTGCGGTCTGCAGTCCGCGATTGCGACCATGCCTGACCGCCGCAAATCGGCGCCTCACCCGTATTCTCCACGACCCGGTCCCCGCCATTCGACAGGGCAAGCGCCAAGGGCGCAATCAGGGTGAAGAGATTGGGCATCGGGGCGTCGATAATCCTCGTGACCACGCGAGCGGAATTTCCGGCGTGTGGTCACGCCCTGCCCCTCGCCAATTGAATATCGGCTTAATTCCATTGCCGCAGAAGGCAAGTGGTGGCTTTTTCCCCGCCGCTTGTGGCATGGGCGCATCGATGAGCGACAGATACGAAGCCTTCGTCGAGGAAGCGGCCGCATTGCTTGGTCCGCGCGGCTTTACCCGGGATCCCGAACTGGTGGGCCCCTGGCTGACCGACTGGCGCGGTCGCTATACCGGTAGAGCGATCGGCCTCGCTTCGCCCGACAGCACGATCCAGGTGTCCGAATTCGTGCAGCTTTGTGTCCGCCACCGGGTGCCGATCGTCCCGCAAGGGGGCAACAGCGGAATGTCGGGCGGCGCTACGCCTGACGAGAGCGGGAATGCAGTCGTCCTCTCGCTTCGCCGGATGAACCGGTTCAGACATTTCGATCCTTCAGAGGGCCAGATTACCTGCGATGCCGGTGTCGTCCTGCAGACCCTCCACGAGGAAGCGGAGAAACACGGACTGCGCTTCCCGCTCACGCTTGGAGGCAAAGGCTCGGCCACCATCGGGGGGCTGATTTCCACCAATGCAGGCGGTACGCAGGTGCTGCGCCACGGCACGATGCGCAACCAGGTGCTTGGTCTCGAGGCAGTCCTTGCGGATGGCACCATCCTCGACACGCTGACCCCACTCAAGAAGGACAATCGCGGCTTCGAGCTCAAGCAGCTGCTGATCGGATCGGAAGGGACGCTAGGCATCGTTACGGGCGCGACCCTCCGGCTCCTCCCTCAAACCGGGGGCAGGATCGTCGCATGGGTCGGCCTGCCTACGTTGCAGCATGCAAGGCAGCTCCTGCTCCATGTCGAGGCAGCGACTGGTGACACGCTGGAAGGCTTCGAGGTTCTGCCGGACCATAGCCTGCGCGCTGTCCTTGATCACCTTCCCGATGCACGTGCGCCGCTGGCTGGCACCCATTCCTGGAACGCGCTGTTCGAACTGGTGGGCAGACCGGGCGAAGAAGCTCAGCTGCGCGAACTCGCCGAAGATGTTCTGGCCGATGCCATGGAACGCGGCCTGATCGACGATGCGACGATCGCGGCAAACGAAACGCAGGCAGAGGCCTTCTGGCTTATCCGCGATTCCATCGCCCCGGCAGAGCGCGCGATCGGGCCTGCCATGCAACACGACATCTCGGTTCCCGTGGCTCGGATGGCCGATTTCGTCGAGCACGCTTCGCCCGCTGTCGAGCAGAAGTTTCCGGGGACAAGGGCTGTCGCCTTCGGACATCTCGGGGACGGCAATGTCCATTTTCATGTCCTTGCACCAGCCAGCGCCGTTCGCGGCGAATGGGAAGCGGTCGAAGGTAAGAAGATCAGTGCCTTCGTTCACGATCTTGTCACGGACTGGGACGGTTCCATCAGCGCAGAGCACGGCATCGGGCAGATGAAGCGCGACGAGCTGGGCAGACTGGGCGACCCGGCCGCGCTGTCGGTCATGCGCGCGGTCAAGCAGGCGCTGGACCCGTCCGGATTGCTCAACCCCGGCAAACTCGTACCGCTTGCGAAAGAAGGCGGGACCGCCTAAGCCCCTCGCCGAGGGCGCATGCAGGCCGTTGCGGCCTGTGTTCCATACCCAAAATCATCAACCTGTTTTCGGAGAATTTCCATGGCGAGCGCGCCGCAGCAGCCTCAACTGCCCCTTTTCTTCAACGATCTCATGCCGCTGAACAGCCGCGATCATGCGAATTACAAGTCGCGCACGCTGGACTCGGCTCCGTGGCTTTCGAAGGCGCACGCCATTCCGCTGACCGTCGATGAATTCGTCCAGGCGCAACGCCACTTCCCGATCGTATTTTCGACCGGCGACAACCCGCTTCCGCTCGCCCTGATGGGCCTGAATGAAGGCGTGAACACCTTCGTCGACGCAGAGGGCAAGGTGAAGGATCCGGTTTACATCCCGGCCTACATCCGTCGCTATCCGTTCATGCTGGCTCGCATCACCAAGGACAACGACCAGCTTTCGCTGTGCTTCGACCCGACCAGCGAAGCTGTCGGCGAATTCGAAGAAGGCCGTCCGCTGTTCGAAAATGGCGAATCGACCGATGCGACCAAGCAGATCCTCGATTTCTGCCAGAACTTCGAAGCGGCTGCCCAGCGCACGCAGGCCTTCCTGCAGCAGATCAAGGACGCTGACCTCCTCATGGACGGCGAAGTGTCGATTCAGGTCGAAAACAACGACCAGCCGTTCGTTTATCGCGGCTTCAAGATGGTCAACCAAGAAAAGCTCCAGGAGCTTCCGGGCGACAAGCTCGAGGAATTCAACAAGAGCGGCCTGATGATGCTCCTGCACGCACACATGTTCTCGCTCGACAACATGCGCGTCATCTTCGCACGCCAGGCCGAGCAGGGCTGGAAGCCTACGCCGCTCGCCAACGCCTGAGCCGGCGACAGGGCAGGAAGTTGCTTCCCGACCTGAAACGGAAAATAGCGTGGCCGGTGACCCTCGTGGTTCTCGGCCACCTTTCGTTCGGGCTTGGTGCCTGTGCGCCTGCAGTATCTGCAGAGCCTGCCTTCGCCCCCTCACCCGCGCAGAGCCCGCTGGAAGTGTTCCAGTCGAAGGAAGATGTGCTGTTCCGCACCGGTTACCGGCTGGCAGCGGCAAATGCCGCTTATTGCGATGCCGTGAAGCCGAGCGTCGGCCTGCTGGTCCATGACGCCAGGGCATACTCGCGCCCCGATGCCGTGCGCGCGACTTTCGGGCTTGCCGGGGACATCGGCGTCCAGTCGGTTGCTGACGGATCGCCTGCTGCTCTTGCAGGGATCGGGCAGAACGACACACTTCTGGCGATCGACGGGAACGACATCGCACAGATCGAGGCCGGCGAGCGCAAGGATTGGGTGCGCGCCAGCGCGATCGCCGATCAGATCGAGAAATCCGCAAAGGACGGGACCGTCACCCTGGAATGGCGCAAACCCGATGGCCGCGTGATCAATTTGCCCCTCGCTTCGCAGACCGTTTGCGCCAGCCGCTTCGAGCTTCTGAGCGGGAAGGACGGAGCCAGTGCAGACGGCGGGCGCGTGCTTGTCGGCGAGAATTTTCCCGGCCTATCCTATTCGGAACCCGAGTTCGCCGCATTGCTGGCGCACGAAATGGCGCACAACCTCCTCGGCCACATTCCTTACCTTACCGAGAGGGGCAATGGCGGCGGAAGAGTGCGCATGACGGAACGCGATGCTGATCGCCTCATGCCCTGGCTACTCGTCAATGCAGGTTACGACCCGGCTGCTGCCGCCGGCTTCATGCGCCGCTGGGGGCCGCGCCATGGCGGGTGGATTTTCCGCAACCGCTCGCACGACGGATGGGACGAACGTGTGGAACTGATCGAGGCCGAGTTGCCCGCAATTGCGGTTGTGACCCGCGATGGCCGCGTCGATTGGCGGACCCACTTCAGGCCGCTGCTCGACAAGAACAAGTAGTTTGGCCGGCCTACTCGGCAGCCTGGCGGAAGCTGTCTCCGGGACTCAGGCCCGCAACCTCTCCCGCAAGCGCATTGACCACCCCTGCGATAATGCGGGCCACGCGAGGCAGCCTGGCGCTCGGCCGATCGAGACGCGCATCGAGGTAGGTCGACCGGCAGACTTCGAGCTGCAAGGCATGAATTCCGCGCCGGGGCGCGCCATGGCGGTCGAGGACATATCCCCCGGAGTAAGGCCGGTTGTGGGTTGCCGCCCTCCCCGCCGACGCGAAATAGTTGAGCGCCCTCGCAGACAGCGCGCCGTCGCAGCTGGTGCCGAACCGGTCCCCGATCACGAATTCGGGCTGGGCACCGCCATGCAGCCTGCGCGGCAGGGGCGGCATCGAATGAAGGTCGACGAGTACGGCCGCGCCCCACCTGTCCCGCAACCTCTCCAGAGTGCGGCCAAGCGCCGCATGGTATGGCCGGTGAACCGTCTCGATCCTGTGATCGAGTTCGCTTCGCTCGAGCGGTTGTTTCCAGATTTCCCCGAGCCCGGGCAGCCTGCGAGGAACAAGGCCGAGCCCGCTGCGTGCACGGCGATTGGCGAGCGAATGCACATTCTTGCGTGGTTTGACTCCCATGATCATCGACCAGTCGACATCGTCGGGAGCGCGGTTGAGATCGATAATCGCGCGAGGCGTGTGTGCGACGAGCAACGCAGCCCCCGTCAGTTCCGCAACCTGGCGCGCAAGTTCGTCGGCAAACCTGTCTTCAAGCCGGATTATGCAGTCGGGATCGCGGAGAGTGTACCGCAATCCGTCCGGGTAAGCACGACCACCATGAGGAGCCGCCAACAGGATCGGCACCGGGAACTCTTCGCCCACCGTCAGGGTAAACGGTTCGACCGGGCGGTTCGAATCGCTTTCTGGCTGCCCCGTGTTGCTCGACGTCATAACGTCAGGAATGGCGCGTTGTCTTAGGCAAGTCAAAACCGGCTGCGTCATTGAGGGACACCGGCTCATGCGGCACAAGATTTGTTAAGCGATTTGGGTTAGGAAGCGCAGCATGAGTGAGCCGAACCACAAGCGAATCCTGCTCGCCGAGGATGACGATGCCATGCGCACCTACCTCGAGCGCGCGCTCGACAATGCCGGGTACATCGTCGACTCTGTCGACCGTGGCACCAAGGCCGTTCCGCTGCTCGAGAAGGGCGATTACGACCTCCTCCTCTCCGACATAGTCATGCCGGAAATGGACGGGATCGAACTCGCCCAGCGCTGCAACGAGATCAGCCCTGCAACGAAGGTCATGTTCATCACCGGCTTCGCAGCCGTTACGCTCAAGGCAAGCGCCGAGCAGCCGCACGCAAAGGTTCTCTCAAAGCCGTTCCACCTTCGCGACCTGGTTTTCGAGGTCGAACGGGTGCTTGGCGGACAGGTCAGCGCACAGCTTTTGTAATTTGCACCGATTTGCCCCTTGCGCGGCCCGAGCGGCCTCGCTAATGGGCGCGCTGCCGTCCAAAACGGCTCGTTCGATAGCGTGGGCGTATAGCTCAGTGGTAGAGCACTATGTTGACATCGTAGGGGTCCCAAGTTCGAACCTTGGTACGCCCACCATCGAACTCCTTCCCGGAAATGACTGACCTCGCCCGATAGGGCCCCTGAGGAACCCGCACGGCGGGAATTCCACCCATTTCGGGGAAATTTCCAACATTCCGCCGCTGCAAGGTTGCCTTGAAGGCAATCGTTTCACATGGCACTCGTATATGTAATCGCGGAAGCCCGAGGAACGGGATCGCGAAAACCGAAAGGGTCCCAGCTTGGCGAAACGCGCTCTGATAACCGGTGTTACCGGTCAGGATGGCGCTTATCTCGCCCGCCTCCTGTTGGCCACGGGCTACGAGGTGCACGGCGTCAAGCGGCGCTCGTCCTCCTTCAACACCGGGCGCATCGAGGATATCTACCAGGACCCGCATGCGCCCGATCCCAAGCTGATCCTGCATTACGGCGATATGACCGATGCGACGAACCTCATCCGCATCATGCAGGAAGTCCAGCCGGACGAAATCTACAACCTCGCGGCGCAAAGCCACGTCCTGGTCAGCTTCGAAACGCCGGAATATTCCTCGAACGCGGATGCGATGGGAACGCTGCGCATGCTTGAGGCTATCCGCATCCTAGGGCTCGAGAAGAAAAGCCGGTTCTTCCAGGCGTCGACCAGCGAACTCTACGGCCTGGCCTCGGAAAAGCCGCAAGACGAAAGCACACCGTTCCGTCCGCGCAGCCCCTATGCCGTTGCGAAACTTTATGCCTACTGGATCACGGTCAATTACCGCGAAGCCTATGGCATTCACGCATCGAACGGCATTGCTTTCAATCACGAAAGCCCGCTGCGCGGGGAAACCTTCGTCACGCGCAAGATCACGCGCGCAGCAGCGGCCATCGCGCTTGGCAAGCAGGACAAGCTGTTTCTCGGCAATCTCAATGCCCGGCGCGACTGGGGCCATGCTCGCGAATATGTAGAGGGAATGTGGCGCATCCTGCAGCAGGATAAGCCGGATGATTATGTCCTGGCGACGGGCGTAACGACGCAAGTGCGCGATTTCGTCCGCTGGGCCTTCGAGGATGCAGGCATTCCGATCGAATTCGTCGGCACGGGTCTCGCTGAGAAAGGGATCGCACAATTCGACGGGAGGGTGCTGGTCGAAATCGATCCGCGATATTTCCGCCCGACAGAGGTCGATGTGCTGATCGGCGATGCCAGCAAGGCCGAACGCGTTCTGGACTGGAAAGCGAAGACTACGGCCCGCGAGCTCGCTCGCGAGATGGTCGAGGCGGACCTGGGTGCGCTGCGGGCCGCAATGGCTAATGAATAGCCTGCCCTATCCACTGGAAGGCAAGCGGGTTTACGTCTCAGGCCATCTCGGGATGGTGGGTTCTGCGATCGTCCGTCGGCTCGAAGGCGAAAATTGCGAAGTCGTTGTCGCTGACCGTTCGGTAGACTTGCGTGAACAGGCACAGGTGCGGGACTTCTTCTACGAATCCAGGCCTGAGGTCGTGATCGTCGCTGCCGGCAAGGTCGGAGGTATCCTGGCAAACTCCGCATATCCCGCCCAGTTTCTCTACGACAACCTGATGATCGCGGCC of the Qipengyuania gaetbuli genome contains:
- the gmd gene encoding GDP-mannose 4,6-dehydratase, which codes for MAKRALITGVTGQDGAYLARLLLATGYEVHGVKRRSSSFNTGRIEDIYQDPHAPDPKLILHYGDMTDATNLIRIMQEVQPDEIYNLAAQSHVLVSFETPEYSSNADAMGTLRMLEAIRILGLEKKSRFFQASTSELYGLASEKPQDESTPFRPRSPYAVAKLYAYWITVNYREAYGIHASNGIAFNHESPLRGETFVTRKITRAAAAIALGKQDKLFLGNLNARRDWGHAREYVEGMWRILQQDKPDDYVLATGVTTQVRDFVRWAFEDAGIPIEFVGTGLAEKGIAQFDGRVLVEIDPRYFRPTEVDVLIGDASKAERVLDWKAKTTARELAREMVEADLGALRAAMANE
- a CDS encoding M48 family metalloprotease gives rise to the protein MTLVVLGHLSFGLGACAPAVSAEPAFAPSPAQSPLEVFQSKEDVLFRTGYRLAAANAAYCDAVKPSVGLLVHDARAYSRPDAVRATFGLAGDIGVQSVADGSPAALAGIGQNDTLLAIDGNDIAQIEAGERKDWVRASAIADQIEKSAKDGTVTLEWRKPDGRVINLPLASQTVCASRFELLSGKDGASADGGRVLVGENFPGLSYSEPEFAALLAHEMAHNLLGHIPYLTERGNGGGRVRMTERDADRLMPWLLVNAGYDPAAAAGFMRRWGPRHGGWIFRNRSHDGWDERVELIEAELPAIAVVTRDGRVDWRTHFRPLLDKNK
- a CDS encoding SapC family protein, with amino-acid sequence MASAPQQPQLPLFFNDLMPLNSRDHANYKSRTLDSAPWLSKAHAIPLTVDEFVQAQRHFPIVFSTGDNPLPLALMGLNEGVNTFVDAEGKVKDPVYIPAYIRRYPFMLARITKDNDQLSLCFDPTSEAVGEFEEGRPLFENGESTDATKQILDFCQNFEAAAQRTQAFLQQIKDADLLMDGEVSIQVENNDQPFVYRGFKMVNQEKLQELPGDKLEEFNKSGLMMLLHAHMFSLDNMRVIFARQAEQGWKPTPLANA
- the cpdR gene encoding cell cycle two-component system response regulator CpdR; the encoded protein is MSEPNHKRILLAEDDDAMRTYLERALDNAGYIVDSVDRGTKAVPLLEKGDYDLLLSDIVMPEMDGIELAQRCNEISPATKVMFITGFAAVTLKASAEQPHAKVLSKPFHLRDLVFEVERVLGGQVSAQLL
- a CDS encoding N-formylglutamate amidohydrolase, which gives rise to MTSSNTGQPESDSNRPVEPFTLTVGEEFPVPILLAAPHGGRAYPDGLRYTLRDPDCIIRLEDRFADELARQVAELTGAALLVAHTPRAIIDLNRAPDDVDWSMIMGVKPRKNVHSLANRRARSGLGLVPRRLPGLGEIWKQPLERSELDHRIETVHRPYHAALGRTLERLRDRWGAAVLVDLHSMPPLPRRLHGGAQPEFVIGDRFGTSCDGALSARALNYFASAGRAATHNRPYSGGYVLDRHGAPRRGIHALQLEVCRSTYLDARLDRPSARLPRVARIIAGVVNALAGEVAGLSPGDSFRQAAE
- a CDS encoding FAD-binding oxidoreductase — translated: MSDRYEAFVEEAAALLGPRGFTRDPELVGPWLTDWRGRYTGRAIGLASPDSTIQVSEFVQLCVRHRVPIVPQGGNSGMSGGATPDESGNAVVLSLRRMNRFRHFDPSEGQITCDAGVVLQTLHEEAEKHGLRFPLTLGGKGSATIGGLISTNAGGTQVLRHGTMRNQVLGLEAVLADGTILDTLTPLKKDNRGFELKQLLIGSEGTLGIVTGATLRLLPQTGGRIVAWVGLPTLQHARQLLLHVEAATGDTLEGFEVLPDHSLRAVLDHLPDARAPLAGTHSWNALFELVGRPGEEAQLRELAEDVLADAMERGLIDDATIAANETQAEAFWLIRDSIAPAERAIGPAMQHDISVPVARMADFVEHASPAVEQKFPGTRAVAFGHLGDGNVHFHVLAPASAVRGEWEAVEGKKISAFVHDLVTDWDGSISAEHGIGQMKRDELGRLGDPAALSVMRAVKQALDPSGLLNPGKLVPLAKEGGTA